AGATACATTCCCCGAACAGGTGGTCGCAGGTTTCAGGTAGTGTCCCACACAACATACACTGCGGGTCCACCAGACTCCCTCGGCAAATCAATCTGTCCGCTGTTAGTAATCTCTTTCGCAATAGGATCCAAATGAAGAGTTTTTGCTTGAGCGGGATTTTTAACCCCCAGAGGTGATCGTACAACGGATCAATCTGACCTGAATCAGTGACGAAATCATAAAGTGATTTAActgtaaaattttgattgtcGGTCCATCGCCACCTAAGTTTATCATTTGTGCCCAACGAACTATACTGGTTGAGGAGGTTTTTGAGCGACGTGATCTGTTGACGAATCTGCGATGTGGTGTAAGTAGTTAGGCCTCTGGTTATGAAACGCCATCTCCACCCTCTTACGTTCCAGCATTGTGCAACAGTGGCCTCCTGATTGGTGATTCTGCAAAATAATCCTGGAAACCGGGTACTAAGAGGGGTTTCTTCGATCCAAATATCCGACCACCACCTGATGTTTTTGTCATCTCCAAGTGCATACGATACTCCGCATTTGAACACCTCACGACAGCTCATCACACTTCTCCACCACTGCGAGTAAGGTTTGAAGGATCTTCCCTCATGTAGCGGCCTTCTTCTGGTGTAATATAGAGTTGTGATCAATCTCCCCCATAAAAGATGTCCCTCATTGAAaaagcgccaccaccatttagttaGAAGTGCCTTATTCACTGCTTCCATATCTTTAATCCCCAGACCCCCTTCTCTTTTGCTTTTACATATTGTTTTCCATCCGACTAGGCAAGATCCACCCGAAATTTTGGAGCCCcctttccaaaagaaggctCGTCTAAGGGCTTCTATGCGATTCAGGACCCACTGAGGTGCTTTAAAGATAGCGAAGTAGAACAGCGGGAGATTCGAAAGAACCGAGTTGACTAAGATAATTCTTCCTCCCTGTGAGAGTAGTTTTGCCTTCCATCCTTCAATGCGGCTCTCTATACGGTTTAAGATCGGAGCCCAGTCCTCCTTACGGAGTTGTTTGATATGTAGTGGTAAACCAAAGTATCGAAACGGTAGGTTACCTACTCTACACCCCAAAATATCTGCAAGTCTCTTGGCTCTGTTTTCGTTGGTTCCTAAGAAGTAGAGTTCCGTCTTATTCATGTTTATCTTGAGGCCAGAAGCCCATTCAAATATCTTCCAGAGAAAGAGTAGATTACGCATGCTGGACTTTTTGGGCTCAGAGAAGAATAATGTATCGTCCACGTATTGAAGGATCGCAGTTTGACAATCAACGGTTGGTCCAATTCCCTAAATCAAGTTGTTTCCCCTAGCTGCTTCCGTGATCCATATaataattagaattaggatttgCAATATTATAAccatttcaaaaattatgaGTTTTGATTTATGAAAAGACCATAATAACTAATTGCATCATGTACGGATTTATTTGTGATATGGTTCTACTTGTGATCTTAATGATCTACGTCTCTCTGGATACCATGAATCTGAGGCACCATCCTCTAATGACCATCTTTTTTCAGTATTTTCTTTGAATTCGGTGTTGCTTTGCTCGCTGAGGGCGGGGGCATCGGTGATAATAATGCCCAAGTTCGAGATCGGGGTGATGCTGGAGGGGATCGAGCGGCACCAGGTgacggtggcggcggtggtgcTGGCGCTGGCCAAGAACCCGGTGGTGGAGAAGCACGACTTGAGCTCGATTCGGATCGTGCTGTCGGGTGTGGCGCCCCTCGGAAGGGAGCTCGAGGAGGTGCCCCGGAGCAGAGTACCCCAAGCAGTCTTCGGCCaggtgagtgtgtgtgtgtgtgtgtgtgtgtgtgtgtgtgtgtgtgtgtgtgtactgTTGagtctctctttctttctttctttccatgTTTGGTTCTAAGTTTCCCTCGCACACGAGAAAAATAATGCATGCACCAAGTGCACTACTTCATCTCATGCACCCAAAATTACTCTCAtggtagaaaaaaatttaaaatgtgacAACCACATATTGTGATAATGGTGCCTTCAACTAATCAAATTACtcttttaaagttcacatattttattatatttcaaaaaatattttattatattttttataaaaaaatatataattgattGGATATAGATAATGTGTTGTAGTTGTTACGTTGTAGACAACTTCGTCGTTGCCACCCTTTTTATTTGGAAAGTGCTGTAGCTAAATGTGTATTTtttgctaattaatttatagcTAGTAAGCTTTTGCATAAAAAgtatgtttaaaatttattaattttaggtAAAAACGTATATAAGTTACCAAATATGGGTTATTTTGGTTTagttatccaatcttttaaaaccttaattttttactatctattttttttttgtttatttgctttTAGTTCGTCAactatattttgatttcaaaatttgaatgtgttaaccgaccgtccctagagcaagtggcaaaagacttggtggttggaacctgagacccaagttcgaatcctagttgattcacatttctagctaagtttatttctaaatgaaataaacgaagcaggtagcgtgctacctatctctcaaaaaaaaaaaaaatgaatgcgttatttatttttacatatttagttagtatgatttataaatttattgagataagtaattagtttaaattttatagcgcTATGGATtaattcaaatcaataatttgaaaagttaaataataaaatcaaaattttgaaaggttggatagcgaattcaaaatgatccatgTATAGTTccaataaattttgtatatttttgctttaattttttggttggttatcttattattttttaagatatatTATGTTGTGGCATTTATATCATAATCACCTAACCTCCGCGATTAAGCTCTAAATAACAACTAACCAATTTGTACAGCAATTGCTAGGCAGGTGGTCAAAGTCTTATAGCTAGTTATATATTGAATGGCCACAATGATCCACCAATTTTATATAACTACTAAGTAATTACACTTAACTAGGACTAATATTTGATCTTTTTTACAGACCGTcactaaagcaagtggcaaatggcctggtggttggtatccgaaattcaaatttgaatcctagttgattcatatttccagctaagtttatttctaaatgaaataaatgaagcagatggcgtgctatttatctctcaaaaaaaaaaagatgagcttttttccttttgacagagagagagagagagcaatttgCATCCGCGGGCCTCAGATAATGAAGGTTAGGCCCATCAATTTTTTAATGCAATTTTTAACGTTGCATGTAGACATGCATTTGAGCTGTAATTAATTTTACACTactaattgataattttttaaatatattattattatacaggATATTTAGATGATCCAGATGCCACGTCAGCAACCATAGACGTGGAGCGTTGGCTACACACAGGGGACATTGGCTACGTAGATGATGACGAAGAGGTTTTCATAGTGGACCGTGTCAAAGAGCTCATCAAACCATAGACGTATTAATTAGGCAAACGTTAATATGACAAAGAGGTTTTCATATTAAAGAAGTGGGATCATTTGCAACAGTTCTcattcctcctttttttttatcaattgaTATGTTCTTCGAAGTGTCTACTAATTACTAATTGGTTGCATTTATTTGTAATCTTTATTTCTCAAGATACGAACTATTATGAACGTTTCGATTCGATGTAGCCATTTGAGGATTGATGAACTTAAAGATGCTTCTTTTCGTTGGCACTCGTTAAAATCAACTTAATGCATTTAGGCCTTTTTGGTCCTAAACAAGATAAAAGTTGAGTCCCCTTGTAGGTTTTGATTCAGTAACCAAGGTTTGCCTAATTAATGGCACTCCTAACCAActgttattaatttaataataattttatttttttttgagaaatcgGTAGCAagttatctgcttcattcattaaaaatcTCTCAAAATATTTGCTATGATAAAGTTACGGGATGCTCAATCTTTTAGACAACATTGTGGAGAGTAACTTTTAGGTTTGCCTAGCTTGTAGTTTGTTGATTGATTAGAGGCTTCCTAATTCCCAATGGGACTAGCATGACTAACTATTGTAGTAACTAATCAAATCTCGCGTGTGATCTCCAAGTGAGTTCTCCAAATTTGGATCCTATATTAATATAACTATTCATCTTAGAAAACTATAGTCATTTTCACTTAGTCTCCCACCAGATTTGCGGTCAGACTCAACCCATATTTAAGCGAGAAATGCTAAATGTCAGAAATCCAAAAAAAACTTGTAGGATTATTATCTTTAATTTAAGGATTAAAGGTAATTATGGAATTTGGCagtatgaataaaattttcatagGGAGAGTGTCCAATGTAAGACTATTTTATCGATcgttcattataatttttttattttgttctagTTCAGCTATAGAACTCGATTATAAATAACCCGACAAATACGATCACGCAACCGAACTGAACCCAAACTgaaccattattattattattgtcaatATTTGGTGCAAAATCGATGCGGTTCTGATTTTGAAGTATCAGATTCTtttccgtttggttcgggttttGGTTTCTCCGATGAACAGGACGGAGTTGGTTAAGGCGGTGCCCAAGTCACTGGAGATGCTCTTTCGCAATTTGgatttttccctcttttttatCGTCACCTTCTCTTTCTCCGTCACTCTTGTTGCAAATCTCTATAAATAGCCAGCTTATCTCCTCTTTCACCTCACCTAGGGTTTCGAAAGGTACCCTCCCCGATTCTCCTCTTTTAtcacctcttcctctccttATTTTACCCCTCATAATCCTTTCTTTAGGGTTCTTGTGGGGATCGAtgttttttctttaatcttttttttaaaaaaaaatttaaaagccgTTATCTGGCCGTTGTGATTCTGAGAAATAGAGCAATTAATTAgttttcggattttattttagttgtcTCTTACTTTCAAATCACGAAAAGGAGAATAGGTTGGATATATGAGATTTATTGTATTTTCGCTCTCGTTGCCATGAGAATTAGTATCAGGTTTAAGCGCGTAATGCTTTTTATTTAGGGTTCTCTTGTTTTTTAAGCCTGTGCCATCTTAAATTGACTTCACTTAATTTTCTGTCGAACTGATTTTTAAGTGAAGTGCAAAAACGGAGTTTCGGTTGCTATGTGATGATCAAATTAAGCTGTATATGGTCGAATTCGTGATCTAAATTGTAGTTGAAGATACTTAGCTTGTTTTCTGAGTTAACTTAGTAAGACTCGCGTACCTTGTTCTATTTATCTTGCAAGTAGAAAGTGATCAAGAGTTGAAAATGTTTTGTGCTACCTGTTGTTACTCTTCAGTTTTGAAGTGTTTATGATGATTCTATTT
This genomic window from Ananas comosus cultivar F153 linkage group 3, ASM154086v1, whole genome shotgun sequence contains:
- the LOC109707876 gene encoding probable 4-coumarate--CoA ligase 2 produces the protein MLDFLGSEKNNAPSSNDHLFSVFSLNSVLLCSLRAGASVIIMPKFEIGVMLEGIERHQVTVAAVVLALAKNPVVEKHDLSSIRIVLSGVAPLGRELEEVPRSRVPQAVFGQVKTERERAICIRGPQIMKGYLDDPDATSATIDVERWLHTGDIGYVDDDEEVFIVDRVKELIKP